The following proteins come from a genomic window of Sardina pilchardus chromosome 1, fSarPil1.1, whole genome shotgun sequence:
- the LOC134077570 gene encoding uromodulin-like, with protein sequence MRTVAFLWIILARLPLGSTILASTHHATVNGNARGAPCVFPFDLWGTPHHGCSGAYHHSHWCSTTHTYEDDRLWGECPDYDVCDIHNVVDDPWRNVGFTSTFPSWPRTDDALAEGWYRFAGVGGDALFEGCPDSGAGGTKYPLSLCGGDAHPGLADGVRAMSLCSPDNCRGDEEVNVLACPEGFYLYYLYPTSKSFVTRHRSCNETVCGVNARCEDGSGACVCSPGYEIPAGTLPTGDSYGCADIHECARDSSLCGPNALCSNTNGSFSCVCNKGYQKPPGVTITDASKPCQGSFPLI encoded by the exons ATGAGGACCGTCGCATTTCTGT GGATCATTTTGGCACGTCTTCCTCTGGGAAGCACCATACTTGCTTCGACCC ATCACGCCACTGTCAATGGAAATGCCCGCGGAGCGCCTTGTGTTTTcccctttgacctctggggcaCGCCTCACCACGGCTGCTCCGGCGCGTACCACCACTCCCACTGGTGCTCCACCACGCACACGTACGAGGACGACCGGCTGTGGGGAGAGTGCCCAGACTACg ATGTCTGTGATATTCACAACGTCGTCGATGACCCGTGGCGCAACGTCGGCTTCACGTCCACCTTCCCCAGCTGGCCCAGAACGGACGACGCCCTGGCAGAGGGCTGGTACCGCTTCGCTGGCGTCGGCGGCGACGCCCTGTTCGAGGGCTGCCCCGATTCTGGCGCTGGTGGAACCAAATACCCGTTGTCGCTCTGCGGTGGGGACGCCCACCCCGGCCTGGCGGACGGTGTCAGAGCCATGAGTTTGTGTTCCCCTGACAACTGCCGGGGGGACGAGGAAGTGAACGTGCTGGCCTGTCCCGAAGGGTTCTACCTCTACTATCTCTACCCTACGAGCAAAAGCTTCGTCACTC GTCATAGGTCGTGTAATGAGACGGTCTGTGGCGTGAACGCTCGGTGTGAGGACGGCagtggtgcctgtgtgtgcagccCTGGTTATGAGATTCCTGCAGGGACTCTACCAACAGGAGACTCCTATGGGTGTGCAG ATATACATGAGTGTGCACGAGACAGTTCTTTGTGTGGACCCAATGCCCTCTGCAGCAACACCAATGGGAGCTTTAGCTGTGTCTGTAACAAGGGATACCAGAAGCCTCCTGGAGTGACCATCACTGATGCTTCAAAGCCATGCCAAG gctcgttcccactgatctaa